A genomic stretch from Diachasmimorpha longicaudata isolate KC_UGA_2023 chromosome 2, iyDiaLong2, whole genome shotgun sequence includes:
- the LOC135172627 gene encoding uncharacterized protein LOC135172627 isoform X2, with product MEFWDRSYYQSTKVLTAFIGVWPYQTNREAFPYRCLCFVGYMGVIVPQLLALRHYYNDAPLVIESVSVFLIDTTFLCGACTFFFKFDKMREILDRMSENWRTFPPREGPELQGMAIFYAGGTFATGVIFTTKSIQVRMIYRLIGENTSSVPQFYMPLEYPMIDVDKYYIPIMFSVITSVTIMLVMIVSYDLFFFIGTRHACGLFAALGCYIDQTPENEEAFDHLKFFVQIHDRAIKFTQLLDETCLWSNMIFLAISALNISIIGLQMVRRADRIGETVQYAVYIILLLLRFFIICSFAQELINLSCNIENCLRNIGWFNLSKKAKDLIRLGILKSQFPCTLSAGKTLVLSAELFLSATRASASYMTVLVAMQ from the exons atggaattttGGGACAGATCTTATTACCAATCGACGAAGGTGTTGACTGCCTTCATTGGGGTCTGGCCATATCAGACGAATAGAGAAGCTTTCCCTTATCGATGTTTATGTTTCGTGGGGTATATGGGTGTCATTGTACCTCAG CTCTTGGCTCTACGTCATTATTATAATGATGCACCTCTTGTCATTGAGTCGGTTAGTGTGTTTTTGATTGACACGACGTTTCTATGCGGTGCTTGCACTTTCTTCTTCAAATTTGATAAG ATGAGGGAAATTTTAGACAGAATGAGTGAGAACTGGCGAACTTTCCCTCCGCGGGAGGGTCCGGAGCTCCAAGGAATGGCTATTTTCTATGCAG GTGGTACCTTTGCAACAGGGGTTATCTTCACAACAAAATCCATACAAGTGAGAATGATCTATCGATTAATTGGAGAAAATACATCATCTGTTCCTCAATTTTACATGCCACTGGAATATCCCATGATTGAtgttgataaatattataTCCCTATAATGTTCTCGGTTATAACCAGTGTCACGATTATGCTAGTGATGATCGTTTCTTACGATTTGTTCTTCTTCATCGGTACGCGTCACGCTTGTGGTTTATTCGCAGCACTAGG atgcTACATTGACCAAACACCAGAGAACGAAGAGGCGTTTGATCATCTGAAGTTTTTCGTTCAAATTCATGACCGTGCGATCAA ATTCACACAACTATTGGATGAAACGTGTCTCTGGAGCAATATGATATTTTTGGCTATTTCAGCGCTGAATATAAGCATAATTGGATTACAG ATGGTACGCCGCGCTGATAGAATTGGAGAGACTGTTCAATATGCAGTCtatataattttgttattgCTACGGTTCTTCATAATATGCTCCTTTGCTCAAGAACTGATCAATCTCAGCTGTAACATCGAGAACTGCTT AAGGAATATCGGATGGTTCAATCTGTCCAAGAAAGCAAAGGATCTGATACGACTTGGGATTCTCAAGAGTCAATTCCCCTGTACATTGAGTGCGGGAAAAACACTGGTGCTATCAGCAGAATTATTTCTATCG GCTACAAGAGCTTCGGCATCATATATGACAGTCCTAGTAGCCATGCAGTAA
- the LOC135172627 gene encoding uncharacterized protein LOC135172627 isoform X1 has translation MYMHHLPVIISYLLPDRHLSPLYLFRGKKNSRVMMMSNCLVNHKNFSLGSFYFRYHRLHYLLDTREGRNKWGRTNIRSYYQSTKVLTAFIGVWPYQTNREAFPYRCLCFVGYMGVIVPQLLALRHYYNDAPLVIESVSVFLIDTTFLCGACTFFFKFDKMREILDRMSENWRTFPPREGPELQGMAIFYAGGTFATGVIFTTKSIQVRMIYRLIGENTSSVPQFYMPLEYPMIDVDKYYIPIMFSVITSVTIMLVMIVSYDLFFFIGTRHACGLFAALGCYIDQTPENEEAFDHLKFFVQIHDRAIKFTQLLDETCLWSNMIFLAISALNISIIGLQMVRRADRIGETVQYAVYIILLLLRFFIICSFAQELINLSCNIENCLRNIGWFNLSKKAKDLIRLGILKSQFPCTLSAGKTLVLSAELFLSATRASASYMTVLVAMQ, from the exons ATGTATATGCATCACCTGCCCGTCATTATAAGCTATTTGCTACCAGATAGGCACCTCTCACCCCTTTATCtatttcgtggaaaaaaaaattcacgcgTAATGATGATGAGCAATTGTCTTGTCAACCATAAAAACTTTTCTCTAGGCAGTTTTTATTTTCGCTATCATCGCTTGCATTATTTGTTAGACACGAGAGAGGGGAGGAATAAGTGGGGTAGAACGAATATTCG ATCTTATTACCAATCGACGAAGGTGTTGACTGCCTTCATTGGGGTCTGGCCATATCAGACGAATAGAGAAGCTTTCCCTTATCGATGTTTATGTTTCGTGGGGTATATGGGTGTCATTGTACCTCAG CTCTTGGCTCTACGTCATTATTATAATGATGCACCTCTTGTCATTGAGTCGGTTAGTGTGTTTTTGATTGACACGACGTTTCTATGCGGTGCTTGCACTTTCTTCTTCAAATTTGATAAG ATGAGGGAAATTTTAGACAGAATGAGTGAGAACTGGCGAACTTTCCCTCCGCGGGAGGGTCCGGAGCTCCAAGGAATGGCTATTTTCTATGCAG GTGGTACCTTTGCAACAGGGGTTATCTTCACAACAAAATCCATACAAGTGAGAATGATCTATCGATTAATTGGAGAAAATACATCATCTGTTCCTCAATTTTACATGCCACTGGAATATCCCATGATTGAtgttgataaatattataTCCCTATAATGTTCTCGGTTATAACCAGTGTCACGATTATGCTAGTGATGATCGTTTCTTACGATTTGTTCTTCTTCATCGGTACGCGTCACGCTTGTGGTTTATTCGCAGCACTAGG atgcTACATTGACCAAACACCAGAGAACGAAGAGGCGTTTGATCATCTGAAGTTTTTCGTTCAAATTCATGACCGTGCGATCAA ATTCACACAACTATTGGATGAAACGTGTCTCTGGAGCAATATGATATTTTTGGCTATTTCAGCGCTGAATATAAGCATAATTGGATTACAG ATGGTACGCCGCGCTGATAGAATTGGAGAGACTGTTCAATATGCAGTCtatataattttgttattgCTACGGTTCTTCATAATATGCTCCTTTGCTCAAGAACTGATCAATCTCAGCTGTAACATCGAGAACTGCTT AAGGAATATCGGATGGTTCAATCTGTCCAAGAAAGCAAAGGATCTGATACGACTTGGGATTCTCAAGAGTCAATTCCCCTGTACATTGAGTGCGGGAAAAACACTGGTGCTATCAGCAGAATTATTTCTATCG GCTACAAGAGCTTCGGCATCATATATGACAGTCCTAGTAGCCATGCAGTAA